The following coding sequences are from one Veillonella rodentium window:
- a CDS encoding MarR family winged helix-turn-helix transcriptional regulator, whose protein sequence is MITEVELYKALRKVPSGKENSRQRILIELYMRGQGASQKDLVNALDMRPATVSEQLDILIEQGYVTKHIDFMDKRVSIIGLTSEGEKLGKELSLSYEDYLKHIFSGLSDVEKDELFSLLQKLCK, encoded by the coding sequence ATGATTACAGAGGTTGAATTATATAAGGCCTTACGAAAGGTGCCAAGTGGTAAAGAAAATTCCCGCCAACGGATTCTTATAGAGCTATACATGAGAGGTCAGGGCGCATCGCAAAAAGATCTTGTTAATGCCCTTGATATGAGGCCGGCCACGGTTTCGGAACAACTGGATATTCTTATCGAGCAAGGATATGTAACTAAACATATTGATTTCATGGATAAGCGGGTATCTATTATAGGTCTCACTTCAGAGGGAGAAAAACTGGGTAAAGAATTGTCGTTATCCTACGAGGATTACCTAAAACATATATTTTCCGGATTGAGCGATGTTGAAAAGGATGAATTGTTCAGTCTATTACAGAAACTTTGTAAATAG
- the glyQ gene encoding glycine--tRNA ligase subunit alpha, whose amino-acid sequence MTFQEIILNLQKFWSEQGCIVQNPYDVEKGAGTMNPATFLHAIGPEPWAVCYVEPSRRPADGRYGDNPNRLFQHHQFQVIVKPSPDNIQELYLQSLATLGIHAEDHDIRFVEDNWESPTLGAWGLGWEVWLDGMEVTQFTYFQQVGSIDCKPVSVEITYGLERLAMYIQGVENVYDLKWNENVTYGDVWHANEVEQSVYNFELADTDMLFKLFDMYEAEAKRVCEAGYVLPAYDYVLKCSHTFNLLDSRGAISISERTAFIGRVRALARICAQQYLAKREELGFPLLKGDK is encoded by the coding sequence ATGACATTTCAAGAGATTATTTTAAACCTACAAAAATTCTGGAGCGAGCAAGGTTGTATCGTTCAAAATCCATATGATGTTGAAAAGGGCGCAGGTACAATGAATCCTGCAACATTTTTGCATGCTATCGGTCCTGAACCTTGGGCCGTATGTTATGTGGAGCCGTCCCGTCGTCCGGCAGACGGTCGTTATGGTGACAACCCTAACCGTCTGTTTCAACATCATCAATTCCAAGTTATCGTGAAGCCGTCACCTGATAATATCCAAGAATTGTATTTACAGTCCTTAGCTACATTGGGAATTCACGCTGAAGATCATGATATCCGCTTTGTAGAGGATAACTGGGAATCTCCGACACTCGGTGCGTGGGGGCTTGGTTGGGAAGTATGGCTCGACGGTATGGAAGTGACTCAATTTACATATTTCCAACAGGTCGGTTCCATCGACTGTAAACCAGTTTCGGTAGAAATTACATACGGTTTAGAACGTTTGGCTATGTACATTCAAGGCGTAGAAAATGTATATGACCTTAAATGGAATGAAAATGTTACATATGGTGATGTATGGCATGCTAACGAAGTTGAACAATCCGTTTACAATTTTGAATTAGCAGATACAGATATGCTTTTCAAATTGTTTGATATGTACGAAGCAGAAGCAAAACGCGTTTGCGAGGCGGGTTATGTTCTTCCTGCTTATGATTATGTGCTGAAATGTTCTCATACGTTTAATCTGCTTGATTCCCGCGGTGCTATTTCCATCAGCGAACGTACTGCTTTTATCGGCCGCGTACGTGCATTGGCGCGTATTTGTGCACAACAATACCTCGCTAAACGCGAAGAATTAGGTTTCCCGCTTTTGAAAGGAGATAAATAA
- the recO gene encoding DNA repair protein RecO — protein MKNLNGAFNTPAIVISRKKYKLYSVFTFITPSLGIIRASLPHKRLQSMRNSSYLRPFSAMYITVVPDGEYVNVTQIDGSYVVEPLDTNLENIAYAAVASELIQELFALYDADRNVFDVVVNYSKSIRQRNVRLGTIMLGWQLLSLAGVVPKAHYFMNRQNADNFWRELYTVTQMSVSPSVKKALPILLGFQWRDELQTEFSGSLWTELEKILYAYASHEIGKPLNSVIFLNTMIK, from the coding sequence ATGAAGAATCTTAACGGCGCTTTCAATACACCGGCTATCGTTATCAGTCGAAAAAAGTATAAGCTTTATTCTGTTTTTACTTTTATCACGCCGAGCTTAGGTATCATACGGGCATCGTTACCGCATAAGCGCCTGCAGAGCATGCGTAACAGTTCTTATCTACGACCTTTCAGCGCCATGTACATTACAGTTGTTCCCGATGGGGAATACGTGAATGTAACGCAGATTGACGGATCCTATGTGGTGGAGCCGTTAGATACTAATCTTGAAAATATCGCTTATGCGGCAGTGGCCAGTGAACTCATACAGGAACTATTTGCGCTGTATGATGCGGATCGCAACGTATTCGATGTGGTGGTAAATTATTCAAAGTCCATTCGGCAACGTAATGTCCGATTGGGAACGATTATGCTGGGATGGCAACTGTTGTCATTGGCCGGTGTTGTGCCTAAAGCACATTATTTCATGAATCGGCAAAATGCCGATAATTTCTGGCGGGAACTTTACACTGTAACACAGATGAGTGTATCTCCGTCAGTAAAGAAAGCATTACCTATACTCTTAGGTTTTCAATGGCGTGATGAGCTGCAGACGGAATTTTCCGGTTCTCTCTGGACCGAGCTGGAAAAAATATTATATGCCTATGCCTCTCATGAGATTGGTAAACCCTTAAACAGCGTTATTTTTCTGAATACTATGATAAAATAA
- a CDS encoding hemolysin family protein, with translation MDSVDGLIPLGFGLLCIFLINFFVVAKFSFARLRKEHVEDMDILAERDREFLLKLYQNPEYFLNTTQFLILFFILALAGTGTFVFDNVVDRLMSFLNVQTEWMHFLLDILLLLFISLIVLIFGEIVPKALGLSFPTKYVNTYSRIVVAAGRLVYPFIWIAGKISTVILKFYKTKYLTELDLVYTEEEIRMMISRSHEEGQLDQVESELIDNVFNFVDRMAKEVMVPRQDVDCVFVEDGYDEAMKVIRSTVHTRYPLCVEDKDHIIGLVHIKDLMERPNQAKKDLRNIKRDILTVPEVMKLSTLLQYMRTRRIYLAVVVDEYGGMVGLVGLEDIIEELVGDIQDEHEPHLPATMSYADGSFEFDGKVLVDEVEEIMNVEIEDSDSDTIGGYVFGLLERTPIVGDTVDANGYTFEVTQMQGYRISRLKVTPLPEEEPVEEEHEES, from the coding sequence ATGGATAGTGTAGATGGCCTGATACCGTTAGGATTCGGTCTATTATGTATATTTTTAATTAACTTCTTTGTGGTTGCAAAGTTTTCATTTGCTCGGCTTAGAAAAGAACATGTCGAAGATATGGATATTCTCGCAGAAAGGGACAGGGAATTTCTGTTAAAGTTATATCAAAATCCGGAATACTTTTTGAATACGACCCAGTTTTTAATTCTGTTCTTTATTCTTGCTCTGGCAGGAACGGGGACTTTCGTATTTGATAATGTAGTGGATAGATTGATGTCCTTTCTAAATGTACAGACCGAGTGGATGCATTTCTTGTTGGATATTTTGTTGTTGCTGTTTATCAGTCTTATCGTGCTCATCTTCGGTGAAATCGTACCGAAAGCGTTAGGACTATCTTTTCCTACAAAATACGTAAATACATATAGCCGCATCGTTGTGGCTGCCGGTCGTCTAGTATATCCTTTCATCTGGATTGCCGGTAAGATTTCCACGGTTATTCTTAAGTTTTATAAAACAAAATACCTTACAGAACTTGATTTGGTGTACACGGAAGAAGAAATCCGTATGATGATTTCCCGCAGCCATGAAGAGGGACAACTGGATCAGGTTGAATCGGAACTCATCGATAATGTATTCAACTTTGTGGACCGTATGGCTAAAGAGGTTATGGTACCGCGGCAAGATGTGGACTGTGTCTTTGTCGAGGACGGCTATGATGAAGCGATGAAGGTGATTCGATCGACCGTTCATACGAGATATCCTTTGTGTGTAGAGGATAAGGATCACATCATCGGCCTCGTTCACATTAAGGACCTCATGGAGCGTCCTAACCAAGCGAAGAAGGATTTACGGAACATCAAGCGGGATATTTTAACGGTTCCCGAAGTCATGAAGTTATCCACATTGCTGCAATATATGCGTACGCGCCGAATCTATTTAGCGGTTGTCGTCGATGAATATGGCGGCATGGTCGGCCTTGTTGGCCTTGAAGATATCATTGAAGAACTGGTCGGAGATATTCAGGACGAGCATGAACCTCATTTGCCGGCAACCATGTCGTATGCGGACGGGTCATTTGAATTTGACGGAAAGGTTCTCGTTGACGAAGTTGAGGAAATAATGAATGTTGAGATTGAAGATTCCGATTCAGACACTATCGGCGGATATGTATTCGGTTTACTGGAGCGCACGCCAATCGTAGGGGATACGGTAGATGCTAACGGATATACCTTCGAGGTAACACAGATGCAGGGATATCGTATTTCACGACTCAAGGTAACGCCGCTTCCTGAAGAGGAACCTGTGGAAGAAGAACATGAAGAATCTTAA
- a CDS encoding TIGR01212 family radical SAM protein (This family includes YhcC from E. coli K-12, an uncharacterized radical SAM protein.), with protein sequence MTDTIRPKRYRMVSKFYKERYGEKVYKLPVALPLTCPNRDGSAGVGGCTFCGEIGAGYENLPATMTVAMQLEENIAHIGPKYKAKKFIPYYQNFSNTYLGLAAFKSYMEQGCIDAAVGIAIATRPDCIADEYLDILADIRDRFHKDIYIELGLQTVNYDTLEKINRGHDLAQFIDAVLRIKRYGFNVTAHMIVNLPWDTMQDTVEGARILSALGVDQVKLHALYIVKNTLMAKWYQEGRFTLINAEEYADRVVNFVRHLHPDIVLQRLVGRAPEDNTLFTNWSMGWWRVQDLIDDKMDELDARQGDLCDYLNGKAVRQFID encoded by the coding sequence ATGACTGATACGATAAGACCGAAGCGATACCGTATGGTATCAAAATTTTATAAGGAACGATATGGTGAAAAGGTGTATAAATTGCCTGTCGCCTTACCGCTCACATGTCCTAACAGGGACGGTTCCGCCGGTGTAGGCGGATGCACGTTTTGCGGAGAAATCGGCGCAGGGTATGAAAATCTGCCCGCAACTATGACGGTTGCGATGCAGTTAGAGGAGAATATCGCGCATATCGGTCCCAAGTACAAGGCGAAAAAATTTATTCCCTATTACCAGAATTTCAGTAATACCTATTTGGGATTGGCCGCTTTCAAAAGTTATATGGAGCAGGGCTGCATCGATGCGGCTGTAGGCATTGCCATTGCCACGAGACCTGATTGTATTGCTGATGAATATCTGGATATTCTCGCCGATATTAGAGACCGCTTTCACAAAGATATTTATATTGAGCTGGGGCTGCAAACCGTTAATTATGATACATTGGAAAAGATTAACCGCGGTCATGATCTAGCCCAATTTATTGATGCTGTACTAAGGATCAAGCGGTATGGATTTAATGTGACCGCTCATATGATCGTTAATCTGCCGTGGGATACGATGCAGGATACGGTGGAAGGGGCGCGCATATTGTCAGCCCTCGGAGTCGATCAAGTTAAATTACACGCCTTGTATATTGTTAAGAATACGCTGATGGCGAAATGGTATCAGGAGGGTCGGTTTACATTGATCAATGCTGAAGAATATGCTGACCGCGTGGTTAATTTTGTGCGTCATCTGCATCCGGACATTGTGTTGCAGCGTTTAGTGGGACGTGCACCGGAGGATAATACCCTGTTTACCAATTGGTCCATGGGTTGGTGGCGTGTACAGGATTTAATAGATGATAAGATGGATGAACTGGATGCCCGTCAAGGTGATCTATGTGATTATCTGAACGGTAAGGCGGTTCGCCAGTTTATAGATTAG
- the glyS gene encoding glycine--tRNA ligase subunit beta, producing the protein MAKDLLFEIGAEEIPAGFMPNILGQLKQLAETKLNDAHLPFESIATYGTPRRLALIVKGIADTSAEISERHKGPSASIAYDADGNATKAAIGFARGKGLDVDDLVVEDGYIYAETKTAGVPAKDIVTDMLPQLITGLNFPKSMHWGDLDAKFVRPVRWLVALLDEEVIPVAFANVKSGNVTRGHRFLGADEITIKNAASYVDTLKENFVMVDQDARRELIFKQLHDIAKSKHASIVWDDDLLEEINYLVEWPTALCGGFEESYLALPDAAIITPMKDHQRYFPLVDKDGKLLPMFLTVRNGSDHSIEVVQAGNERVLRARLDDAKFFFNEDRKKPLIDRQEGLTKIVFQEGLGNLADKTERLLELGRIFGEECGLHEDAAVVLERATILAKTDLTTGMVTEFTELQGVMGKEYALLDGESEDVAEAIFEQYLPRFAGDVLPQTEAGKVLSIIDKVDNIVATFSRGLIPTGSQDPYALRRQTIGILNILLGSDWNISLRPIFKVSMKLLNVPDDKQDELLGQIEEFFTLRLKNIFLDREVPHHVIDLLLSNNELSVADAEGLVNALLANRIDDDVEFVQAYTRMYNLVKDVTYESVNVSLLKEDAEKALFEAASKAYEASLAAWDAHDYDAVVAVPAMLVPVINTFFEDVMVMDKDEAIKNNRLQLLRLAYNVMAIIGDINALK; encoded by the coding sequence ATGGCAAAGGATTTATTATTTGAAATCGGTGCAGAAGAAATTCCTGCCGGCTTTATGCCAAATATCTTAGGTCAATTGAAACAATTGGCTGAAACAAAATTAAATGATGCCCATCTTCCTTTTGAAAGCATCGCAACATACGGCACACCACGTCGTTTGGCTCTTATCGTGAAAGGCATTGCCGATACATCTGCTGAAATCAGCGAACGTCATAAAGGTCCTTCCGCCTCCATCGCATATGATGCAGACGGTAATGCTACAAAGGCGGCAATCGGCTTTGCTCGTGGGAAAGGTCTTGATGTAGATGATCTCGTCGTAGAAGACGGATATATCTATGCGGAAACTAAAACCGCAGGGGTTCCTGCAAAGGATATCGTAACAGATATGTTACCGCAGTTGATTACAGGGCTTAATTTCCCTAAATCTATGCATTGGGGCGATTTAGATGCTAAATTCGTACGTCCTGTACGTTGGCTTGTGGCATTACTTGATGAAGAAGTAATCCCTGTAGCGTTTGCCAATGTAAAATCCGGTAATGTAACACGTGGTCATCGTTTCTTAGGTGCTGATGAAATTACTATAAAAAATGCAGCATCTTATGTAGACACATTAAAAGAAAACTTTGTCATGGTTGATCAGGATGCACGTCGCGAATTGATTTTCAAGCAATTACATGATATAGCAAAATCTAAACATGCATCCATTGTGTGGGATGACGACTTGTTGGAAGAAATCAACTATCTCGTTGAATGGCCTACCGCTTTATGCGGTGGTTTTGAAGAATCCTATTTGGCGTTACCTGATGCTGCTATCATCACACCGATGAAAGATCATCAACGTTACTTCCCGTTGGTCGATAAAGACGGTAAATTGTTACCGATGTTTTTAACTGTTCGCAATGGTTCTGATCATTCCATCGAAGTGGTGCAGGCCGGTAACGAACGCGTATTGCGCGCTCGTTTAGATGACGCAAAATTCTTCTTTAATGAGGACCGCAAGAAACCTCTTATCGACCGTCAGGAAGGTTTGACTAAAATCGTATTCCAAGAAGGCCTTGGCAATTTAGCGGATAAAACGGAACGCTTGTTAGAATTAGGTCGTATCTTCGGTGAAGAGTGCGGTTTACACGAAGATGCAGCTGTTGTGCTGGAACGAGCCACCATTCTTGCAAAAACGGACTTAACTACTGGTATGGTTACAGAATTTACCGAATTACAGGGTGTTATGGGTAAGGAATATGCGCTACTTGATGGTGAATCCGAAGACGTAGCGGAAGCGATTTTTGAGCAATACTTACCTCGCTTTGCAGGTGATGTATTACCTCAAACAGAAGCCGGCAAAGTATTATCCATCATTGATAAAGTGGATAATATCGTTGCTACCTTCAGTCGCGGCTTGATTCCTACAGGTTCTCAGGACCCATATGCGTTGCGTCGTCAAACTATCGGTATCTTGAATATTTTACTGGGCAGTGACTGGAATATCAGTTTGCGCCCTATCTTTAAAGTGTCTATGAAATTGCTTAACGTACCGGACGATAAGCAGGATGAATTGCTTGGCCAGATTGAGGAATTCTTTACTCTCCGCTTGAAAAATATTTTCCTTGATCGCGAAGTGCCGCATCATGTTATCGATTTGTTGTTATCTAACAACGAATTGTCCGTTGCAGATGCGGAAGGCCTTGTAAATGCATTGCTTGCAAATCGTATCGACGATGATGTTGAATTTGTTCAAGCCTACACACGTATGTATAACTTAGTGAAAGATGTGACATATGAATCCGTTAATGTGTCACTTCTCAAGGAAGATGCGGAAAAGGCGTTGTTTGAGGCGGCTTCTAAAGCATATGAAGCTAGTCTTGCTGCATGGGATGCTCATGATTATGATGCCGTTGTTGCCGTACCGGCTATGTTGGTTCCTGTAATCAATACATTCTTTGAAGATGTGATGGTTATGGATAAAGACGAAGCAATTAAGAATAATCGTTTGCAATTACTTCGGTTAGCTTATAATGTGATGGCTATTATCGGTGATATTAACGCATTGAAATAG
- the rplS gene encoding 50S ribosomal protein L19, whose protein sequence is MNIINVLEQEQLRTDIPTFRSGDTVRVHVKVVEGSRERIQVFEGLVIKRQNGGVRETFTVRRIASGVGVERTFPLHSPRLAKIEVMRRGVVRRAKLYYLRNLTGKAARIREKR, encoded by the coding sequence ATGAACATTATTAACGTACTCGAACAGGAACAATTACGTACAGACATTCCTACATTCCGCTCCGGTGACACCGTGCGTGTACACGTAAAAGTAGTGGAAGGTAGCCGTGAACGTATCCAGGTTTTTGAAGGCTTGGTAATCAAACGTCAAAATGGTGGCGTACGTGAAACTTTCACAGTTCGTCGTATTGCATCCGGTGTAGGTGTAGAACGTACATTCCCGCTTCACAGCCCACGTTTAGCTAAAATCGAAGTTATGCGTCGTGGTGTTGTTCGTCGTGCTAAATTGTACTACTTACGTAACCTTACTGGTAAAGCTGCTCGTATTCGCGAAAAACGCTAA
- the era gene encoding GTPase Era — MNNNEHFKSGFVAVVGRPNVGKSTLINALIGDKIAIVSDKAQTTRNRIICVYTDDAKQIVFMDTPGVHKPKHKLGEFMVDAAIESLKETEAVLFVVAGNEKRGPGDNFIIEQLKRVKVPVFLVVNKIDTLKKEELLEVIVSYQDAYPFAGVIPISAKNKENLSEVLRVLEEVLPEGPQYFPEDMITDQPERLIISDIVREKILLATRDEIPHAIAVDVDEMKTRPDGTTYVRATIYCERDSQKGIIIGKRGALLKQLGAEARADVEKLLATKVYLDLWVKVKKDWRNKSGMLSELGYKK; from the coding sequence ATGAATAACAATGAACATTTTAAATCGGGCTTCGTAGCCGTTGTAGGCCGTCCTAACGTGGGAAAATCTACCCTTATTAATGCCCTTATAGGCGATAAAATTGCCATCGTTTCCGATAAGGCGCAAACGACGCGTAATCGCATCATCTGCGTATATACGGATGATGCGAAACAAATCGTCTTCATGGATACCCCGGGTGTGCATAAGCCTAAACATAAGCTGGGAGAATTCATGGTGGATGCAGCCATCGAATCATTAAAGGAAACAGAAGCGGTCCTCTTCGTGGTGGCCGGCAATGAAAAGCGCGGTCCCGGAGATAATTTCATCATAGAACAGTTGAAGCGCGTAAAAGTACCTGTCTTCTTGGTGGTAAATAAAATCGATACCTTAAAAAAAGAAGAACTGTTAGAGGTAATCGTGTCTTATCAGGATGCGTATCCATTTGCAGGGGTTATTCCTATTTCCGCAAAGAATAAGGAGAATTTATCCGAGGTTTTGCGCGTACTGGAAGAAGTCTTGCCGGAAGGCCCTCAATATTTTCCTGAGGATATGATTACGGACCAACCGGAGCGGCTCATCATTTCCGATATTGTGCGTGAAAAAATTCTGCTCGCGACACGCGATGAAATTCCTCATGCCATTGCCGTAGACGTAGATGAAATGAAAACACGTCCCGATGGCACAACGTATGTACGTGCCACCATTTACTGTGAAAGGGACTCACAAAAGGGGATTATTATCGGAAAACGCGGTGCTCTATTGAAACAACTTGGTGCAGAGGCACGGGCTGATGTGGAAAAATTGTTGGCTACAAAGGTATATCTCGACCTCTGGGTTAAGGTTAAAAAGGACTGGCGCAATAAATCCGGTATGTTATCCGAATTAGGGTATAAGAAGTAA
- the ybeY gene encoding rRNA maturation RNase YbeY, whose translation MYIHISYDEDIEQDSRIEAIIRKVCDEVSRVYGLEEDEMSILLCNNAKIHELNKQYRDIDRPTDVLSFALNEGDDYEGSEEEHHLLGDMIISLERAREQAIEYGHSFERELAYLTTHSCLHILGYDHMNDEDKKEMRTEEEFVLGHLGYVREDAPYNE comes from the coding sequence ATGTATATACATATCAGCTATGACGAAGATATAGAACAAGACTCACGAATTGAGGCGATTATCCGTAAGGTATGTGATGAAGTGAGTCGCGTTTATGGTCTTGAAGAGGATGAGATGAGTATTCTCCTCTGTAATAATGCGAAGATTCATGAACTTAATAAGCAGTACCGCGATATCGACCGGCCGACGGATGTACTCTCTTTCGCCCTTAATGAAGGGGATGACTATGAAGGTAGTGAAGAGGAGCATCATTTATTGGGTGATATGATTATCTCTCTGGAGCGTGCTCGTGAACAGGCTATCGAATATGGTCACAGCTTTGAGAGGGAACTGGCGTACTTAACGACTCATAGCTGTCTGCATATTTTAGGTTACGATCATATGAATGATGAGGATAAAAAGGAAATGAGAACGGAGGAGGAATTCGTTCTCGGTCATCTCGGTTATGTGAGGGAGGATGCACCATACAATGAATAA
- a CDS encoding PhoH family protein translates to MSEQIFTFPTYDLAQSILGQHNRYLHMMLDVITADVVARGDTVVIKGDEEQVAALYRTLEELVFLYREGSTITESQVRIAAKLVANGKADAVHTMFEDTLSVNMRGKNITPKTEGQKYYVDSIRKNTITFGIGPAGTGKTFLAVALAAFYLKNRNVDKIILTRPAVEAGERLGFLPGELQDKVDPYLRPLYDALHEMFGIEQVQRFMERGTIEVAPLAYMRGRTLENAFVILDEAQNTTAEQMKMFLTRLGNNSKMVVNGDKTQIDLPPRVVSGLGEAEKVLRHVPGINMVYFSDQDVVRHDLVGRIVKAYDVYREQKSIRDAIKVIPVQDANKGMVKE, encoded by the coding sequence ATGAGCGAACAAATCTTTACATTTCCTACATATGACCTAGCACAGTCGATTTTAGGTCAACATAATCGTTATCTGCATATGATGCTTGATGTCATCACGGCGGATGTGGTGGCTCGCGGCGATACGGTGGTCATCAAGGGCGACGAAGAACAAGTGGCCGCTTTGTATCGCACCTTGGAGGAACTCGTGTTTCTCTATCGTGAAGGCAGTACGATTACGGAATCTCAAGTGCGTATTGCGGCGAAGCTTGTAGCTAATGGCAAAGCGGATGCGGTACATACCATGTTTGAGGATACATTATCCGTAAATATGCGCGGTAAAAATATTACGCCTAAGACGGAAGGTCAGAAATATTATGTGGACAGTATCCGTAAGAATACCATTACATTTGGCATCGGTCCGGCCGGTACAGGTAAGACGTTCCTGGCGGTGGCGTTGGCGGCTTTTTATTTAAAGAACCGCAATGTGGATAAAATCATATTGACTCGTCCTGCCGTCGAAGCCGGTGAACGACTCGGCTTTCTACCCGGTGAATTGCAAGATAAGGTAGATCCGTACTTACGCCCTTTATATGATGCATTGCATGAAATGTTCGGTATCGAACAGGTACAACGGTTTATGGAGCGCGGCACCATCGAAGTGGCACCTCTTGCTTATATGCGCGGACGCACGCTTGAAAATGCTTTCGTCATTTTAGATGAGGCTCAGAATACGACGGCGGAACAGATGAAAATGTTTCTGACCCGTTTAGGGAACAATTCTAAAATGGTGGTCAACGGTGATAAAACACAAATCGATTTACCTCCACGGGTTGTGTCGGGCCTCGGTGAGGCGGAAAAGGTATTGCGCCATGTGCCGGGGATAAATATGGTTTACTTTAGTGATCAGGATGTGGTGCGCCATGATTTGGTGGGACGTATTGTGAAAGCATACGACGTCTATCGTGAACAGAAGTCGATTCGGGATGCAATTAAAGTAATTCCGGTTCAAGATGCTAATAAGGGTATGGTGAAAGAATAA
- a CDS encoding capsule assembly Wzi family protein gives MKVNKLLITAAIMTMSFGAAYATQIVSPNINLSSTTYDMIDSLHAQGYIDTLPTSKPYTRLQVAQWIAEANSKVDSNTPQFIQSMIHNLETEYADDMQTLATGKQDSKIVVDSVKVSVTSTNLPAYNQNQGGWTRTASTYQPLNGNNNGYTYNRGTTVSGEMNIRGTAGNHVAYAVTPRTDLFAGNNSARFINGYVKTHIGAVEVQAGKDELWWGPTHQSSLNLSNNMNALTGVKVTTINPVKIGGTFRFLRSVKPTFVYAKLSDDRNDVKHPDFFGARIEVSPTKRLVLGASLTSIMGGEGRHLSLSDYGRFLTGKNESVRSKDKWNSIAGYDIKWTLPSMEVYGMVYGEDQATGLGFIPSPSRIAWTAGVYVPKIGKNHDWNLRLEGGKTSNWWYSHWSYSDGYVHKGHIIGDYMGNSSNRLYARLGHWDKKANLTALNVEYLQLNREVNTDVTALNVWLDHSRKLSQNWSLGAKVGVSRLHNMTEKKDKTAYLVGVDVKRTF, from the coding sequence GTGAAAGTAAATAAATTATTGATTACCGCTGCTATTATGACCATGTCATTTGGTGCTGCTTATGCGACACAAATCGTATCGCCAAATATTAATCTCAGTTCAACAACTTATGATATGATTGATTCTTTGCATGCACAAGGATATATTGATACATTACCGACGTCAAAACCGTATACGCGTTTACAGGTAGCACAATGGATTGCAGAGGCTAATAGTAAGGTAGACAGTAATACACCTCAATTCATCCAATCCATGATTCATAATCTTGAAACTGAATATGCCGATGATATGCAGACCTTGGCAACTGGTAAACAGGATTCCAAGATTGTTGTTGACTCCGTGAAAGTATCGGTAACATCCACCAATTTACCGGCTTATAACCAAAATCAAGGTGGATGGACTCGTACCGCCAGTACATATCAACCGTTAAATGGAAATAATAACGGATATACGTATAATCGTGGTACTACGGTAAGTGGTGAAATGAATATTCGCGGTACCGCCGGTAATCATGTGGCGTATGCTGTTACACCTCGTACCGATTTATTTGCCGGAAATAACAGTGCACGATTTATCAACGGTTATGTTAAAACACATATCGGGGCCGTAGAGGTTCAAGCCGGTAAAGATGAACTCTGGTGGGGCCCGACGCATCAATCATCCCTTAATTTGTCCAATAATATGAATGCCTTAACCGGTGTGAAAGTGACGACAATTAACCCTGTAAAAATAGGTGGTACATTTAGATTTTTACGATCTGTAAAACCTACATTCGTATATGCAAAATTGTCGGATGATAGAAACGATGTTAAGCATCCGGACTTTTTCGGTGCCCGTATTGAGGTATCTCCGACTAAACGACTTGTATTGGGTGCCAGCTTGACATCCATCATGGGTGGTGAAGGTCGTCATTTAAGTTTATCTGACTACGGTCGTTTCTTAACGGGAAAAAATGAATCGGTACGTTCCAAAGATAAGTGGAACAGTATTGCCGGGTATGATATAAAATGGACATTACCATCTATGGAAGTATATGGTATGGTATATGGCGAGGATCAGGCGACAGGATTAGGATTCATACCGAGTCCATCCCGTATTGCGTGGACCGCAGGGGTATACGTACCGAAAATTGGTAAAAACCATGATTGGAATCTTCGTTTAGAAGGTGGCAAGACAAGTAACTGGTGGTATTCTCATTGGTCATATAGTGACGGCTATGTGCATAAAGGTCATATCATTGGCGACTATATGGGCAACAGCAGTAATCGTTTATATGCTCGACTTGGCCATTGGGATAAGAAGGCAAACCTGACAGCCCTTAATGTGGAATATTTACAGTTAAATCGTGAAGTTAATACTGATGTGACGGCTCTCAATGTATGGCTTGATCACAGTCGTAAATTATCTCAAAATTGGTCCCTTGGCGCTAAAGTTGGCGTATCCAGACTCCATAATATGACTGAGAAGAAAGATAAAACGGCTTATTTAGTCGGCGTTGATGTGAAACGTACATTCTAA